One window of Aerococcus tenax genomic DNA carries:
- a CDS encoding iron-sulfur cluster biosynthesis family protein, giving the protein MKLFFTQKAIQQLQNLDRFHNICLTTSDETGHTSHRAYRSLVLQTNAPSFESFDEVLETHIGQIHVTTQALSMLGNDNRIDFDEFRQVFVLLTDDQMVDDNLYCIDH; this is encoded by the coding sequence ATGAAGTTATTTTTCACCCAGAAAGCCATACAACAGTTACAAAACTTAGATCGTTTCCATAATATTTGCCTAACCACTTCCGATGAAACAGGTCATACCAGCCACAGAGCCTATCGTAGTCTAGTCTTACAAACCAATGCACCAAGTTTTGAAAGCTTTGATGAGGTCCTGGAAACGCATATCGGTCAAATCCATGTCACAACACAAGCCCTCAGCATGTTAGGCAATGATAATCGGATCGATTTTGATGAATTTCGGCAAGTTTTTGTCCTCTTAACTGACGATCAAATGGTCGATGATAATCTCTATTGTATCGATCATTAA
- a CDS encoding alpha/beta hydrolase yields MFNADYYYLKMKTHYLSLPYSGKKRRVRVLLPKNYQQESASYPVVYMHDGQNVFYSKESFLGYSWKVIPTLKRNPDLAKMIVVGIDNDSQTRADDYNAWSFENPSDPKARPLGGLGNDFSDFIMKVVKPFIDQTYRTKTDKKHTAMIGSSFGANITAYMGIKYADQIGRLGIFSLAQWIAQEPFDRYLKSQSLDPEQKIYLQVGTKEGDDTDRLFLPGNMDQAYIDASLHYQALLIAGGIPVENIDFNIYVDEEHNEFYWAKHLPDCLRFLSSGW; encoded by the coding sequence ATGTTCAATGCCGATTATTATTATCTAAAAATGAAAACCCACTACTTAAGCTTGCCCTATTCCGGCAAGAAGCGGCGGGTGCGAGTCCTACTCCCTAAAAATTACCAGCAGGAATCCGCATCCTACCCAGTCGTTTACATGCATGACGGACAAAATGTTTTTTATAGTAAGGAGTCCTTCCTAGGTTATTCTTGGAAGGTCATCCCCACCCTCAAGCGTAATCCCGACTTAGCCAAGATGATTGTGGTCGGAATCGACAATGACTCTCAGACTCGGGCGGATGATTATAATGCTTGGAGCTTCGAAAACCCTAGTGACCCTAAGGCAAGACCCCTGGGCGGCTTAGGTAATGATTTTAGTGACTTCATTATGAAGGTGGTTAAACCCTTTATCGACCAAACCTATCGGACTAAAACCGATAAAAAACATACAGCCATGATCGGGTCTTCTTTTGGGGCCAATATTACCGCCTATATGGGAATTAAGTATGCCGATCAGATTGGCCGCTTGGGGATTTTTTCCCTAGCCCAATGGATAGCCCAAGAACCCTTTGACCGCTATCTCAAGTCGCAAAGCTTAGACCCCGAGCAAAAAATCTACCTCCAAGTCGGCACCAAAGAAGGAGACGATACTGACCGTCTCTTTCTCCCAGGCAATATGGACCAAGCCTATATCGATGCTTCCCTCCACTACCAGGCCTTGCTTATCGCAGGAGGTATCCCGGTAGAAAATATTGACTTCAACATCTATGTGGATGAAGAGCATAATGAATTTTACTGGGCCAAACACCTCCCCGACTGCCTCCGCTTTCTCAGTAGCGGCTGGTGA
- the opp3C gene encoding oligopeptide ABC transporter permease: MAENTKSYPKMSKESFRPVNHEDYLSAETISAPSLSFIQDAWRRLKKNKAAVVSLVILIIVAIIALLAPVLAPYDYAAQNAQFANLPPKIPGLEALSWFDGKTKVAGAAVDAYAKAGVPEGQYFYLGTDALGRDLLSRILYGTRVSLFIGVVAALLNLLIGVPYGIVSGWMGGKVDNLMQRILEVMSGVPNLVVVILLLLVLRPGISSIIISLALTEWITMARLVRAETLKIKTSEYVLAARSLGESPFKIALKHILPNIAGVVIIQTIFSIPSAIFFEAFLSFIGLGIPAPQASLGTLINDGYKTFRFLPHLMWYPAGVLCIVMISFNMLANGLRDALDPKTTD, from the coding sequence ATGGCTGAAAATACCAAATCTTACCCTAAAATGAGTAAAGAAAGCTTCCGCCCGGTTAACCATGAGGATTATTTATCCGCTGAAACCATCTCAGCACCATCCTTGAGTTTTATTCAAGATGCTTGGCGGCGCTTAAAGAAGAATAAAGCAGCTGTTGTTTCTTTGGTTATCCTAATTATTGTGGCTATCATTGCTTTATTAGCTCCGGTTTTAGCTCCTTACGACTATGCTGCCCAAAATGCCCAATTTGCCAACTTACCCCCTAAGATTCCAGGCTTGGAAGCCTTGTCCTGGTTCGATGGTAAAACAAAAGTGGCTGGTGCAGCGGTTGACGCTTATGCTAAGGCTGGTGTTCCTGAAGGCCAATACTTCTACCTAGGAACGGACGCTTTAGGACGTGACTTGTTATCGCGGATTCTCTACGGGACTCGCGTTTCCCTCTTTATCGGGGTGGTTGCCGCACTCTTGAACCTCTTAATCGGGGTGCCTTACGGGATTGTTTCCGGTTGGATGGGTGGCAAGGTCGATAACTTGATGCAACGTATTCTTGAAGTGATGTCTGGGGTGCCTAACTTAGTGGTAGTTATCCTCTTATTACTCGTCTTACGTCCAGGGATCTCATCCATTATTATTTCCCTAGCCTTGACCGAGTGGATTACCATGGCGCGTTTAGTCCGGGCAGAAACCCTGAAGATCAAAACCAGTGAATATGTTTTAGCGGCACGGAGTCTAGGAGAATCTCCTTTCAAGATTGCCCTCAAGCATATTCTGCCTAATATTGCTGGGGTGGTTATTATTCAAACCATCTTCTCCATTCCTTCAGCCATCTTCTTTGAAGCTTTCTTGAGCTTTATTGGTTTAGGGATTCCAGCTCCTCAAGCATCCTTAGGGACACTGATTAACGATGGTTATAAGACCTTCCGTTTCCTACCTCACTTGATGTGGTATCCAGCGGGTGTCCTCTGTATCGTTATGATTTCATTTAATATGCTAGCAAACGGATTAAGAGATGCACTTGATCCAAAAACAACGGATTAG
- the pyrR gene encoding bifunctional pyr operon transcriptional regulator/uracil phosphoribosyltransferase PyrR produces the protein MATEVELLNEAEMKRALTRMSYEILERNHGTANLAIVGIKTRGAIIANRIKARINQLEEADVFYGELDVRAYRDDLDQEKDKLIKDLSQLDFDVNGKHIFICDDVLMTGRTIRATMDALMDHGRPSKISLVTLIDRGHRELPIRADIVGKNIPTSRQEKIRVKMRELDSKDAVYIIK, from the coding sequence TTGGCAACAGAAGTCGAGCTTCTCAACGAAGCAGAAATGAAGCGCGCCTTAACGCGAATGAGTTATGAGATTTTGGAACGCAACCATGGTACCGCTAATTTAGCCATCGTGGGAATTAAAACCCGGGGAGCAATTATTGCTAACCGGATTAAGGCCCGCATCAACCAGTTAGAAGAGGCTGATGTCTTTTATGGGGAATTAGATGTCCGCGCTTACCGTGATGACCTCGACCAGGAAAAGGATAAGCTGATCAAAGATTTATCCCAGCTGGACTTTGATGTGAATGGTAAACATATCTTTATCTGTGATGATGTGCTCATGACCGGTCGGACCATTCGGGCGACCATGGATGCCTTGATGGATCATGGGCGTCCAAGCAAGATCTCTTTAGTGACACTCATTGACCGGGGGCACCGGGAATTACCGATTCGAGCGGATATTGTTGGTAAAAATATTCCCACTTCCCGTCAAGAGAAAATTCGGGTGAAGATGCGGGAACTCGACAGTAAGGACGCAGTATATATAATTAAATAG
- a CDS encoding cation:proton antiporter: protein MFVVLFLAAMLIAYFAGEVAKKIKFPAIIGWLIVAMFLGEHGLNLLSPELISTKPYQSLMVLMQILVGSMVGYKLVYRDIKDSISKVFAMGISDLVVTFVVVTGSFAIILHLMGLPIIAALLFGGIAIATAPAPPVSVVEQYDCSGPLSDSVPSMTAFNSVMVNVVFFPLVSIIGAVLNESSTSVLGSLLIMILAPILLGGVIGFIAGKLVGKGASRQQSFAIYLLTMLVIYGLDNYLNWHVFTETQMMSLLAGIAGSAAFMNVVEPEKVPGLQMDLGPVHSYALMIFIVNLSIHLNPASLLDGGMLMVAYILIRAVGKYLGCYLGAKISHAPKVVEKYMGIIMMPHSGVSIMFAGIAAYNLMGVYPELANLLQITISASALVIEVISLPLAGMVYQKIGEAGKETEKLAAQEEMLPN, encoded by the coding sequence GTGTTTGTCGTACTTTTTTTAGCGGCCATGCTTATCGCTTATTTTGCCGGAGAAGTTGCTAAAAAAATCAAATTCCCGGCCATCATAGGTTGGTTGATTGTGGCCATGTTTCTTGGTGAGCACGGGCTAAATCTTTTAAGCCCTGAATTGATTTCAACCAAGCCTTACCAATCACTCATGGTCTTAATGCAGATCTTAGTGGGGTCCATGGTGGGCTATAAGTTAGTTTACCGTGACATCAAGGATTCCATCAGTAAAGTCTTCGCCATGGGGATATCCGACCTGGTGGTAACTTTTGTGGTGGTGACGGGATCCTTTGCTATTATTCTTCATCTCATGGGTTTACCAATCATAGCTGCCTTGCTTTTTGGTGGGATTGCTATTGCAACCGCCCCGGCGCCACCTGTCTCAGTGGTTGAGCAATATGATTGCTCTGGGCCACTGTCAGATTCAGTACCGTCGATGACAGCCTTTAACTCGGTCATGGTAAATGTTGTCTTCTTCCCCTTGGTTTCCATTATTGGAGCAGTTTTAAATGAAAGCTCGACTTCAGTGTTGGGATCCTTACTCATTATGATCTTGGCGCCGATTCTCTTAGGCGGAGTTATCGGATTTATCGCGGGAAAATTAGTGGGCAAAGGGGCATCCAGACAACAAAGCTTTGCCATCTATCTTTTAACCATGTTAGTGATTTATGGCTTGGATAATTATTTGAACTGGCATGTCTTTACTGAAACTCAAATGATGTCCTTATTAGCAGGAATCGCGGGATCCGCTGCCTTTATGAATGTGGTTGAACCTGAAAAGGTTCCAGGCTTGCAAATGGATCTGGGCCCGGTTCACTCCTATGCCTTAATGATTTTCATTGTTAACTTATCTATCCACCTCAACCCAGCGTCCTTACTCGATGGAGGCATGCTCATGGTAGCCTATATCTTGATTCGCGCAGTGGGCAAATACCTGGGTTGCTATCTGGGTGCCAAAATCAGCCATGCACCAAAAGTGGTTGAAAAATATATGGGGATTATTATGATGCCTCACTCAGGTGTTTCCATTATGTTTGCTGGGATTGCCGCTTATAACTTGATGGGCGTCTATCCTGAGCTAGCCAATCTTCTACAGATTACTATTTCCGCTAGCGCTCTGGTGATTGAAGTGATTTCCTTACCACTGGCAGGAATGGTTTATCAAAAGATTGGCGAAGCTGGCAAGGAAACGGAAAAATTGGCCGCCCAAGAGGAAATGCTTCCCAATTAG
- the thiT gene encoding energy-coupled thiamine transporter ThiT translates to MGQSKQVRVLLEVAMVAVLAYLLGLLPTTNGVGIGVNLGVIPIYLISLRRGIKSGFAAGFLFGLLQLITGQATILTPFQVFLEYFFAFMLAGLTGVFANRVKSAGLKGDKKGLWIGIFSATFIGMVAQYFIHWFAGYAFWSSYAPEGMNAWWYTTIVNVPTGFFTWLVGALVVALLFNNAPRLLNPED, encoded by the coding sequence ATGGGACAAAGTAAACAAGTAAGAGTTTTATTAGAAGTTGCTATGGTAGCGGTATTAGCTTATTTATTAGGACTTTTGCCGACCACCAATGGAGTAGGTATTGGGGTAAACTTAGGAGTTATTCCCATTTACTTGATCTCTTTAAGACGGGGGATAAAGAGCGGTTTTGCTGCCGGCTTTCTGTTTGGGCTTTTGCAATTAATCACCGGTCAAGCTACGATTCTAACTCCCTTCCAAGTCTTCCTTGAATACTTCTTCGCCTTTATGTTAGCAGGTTTAACTGGAGTCTTTGCTAATCGTGTGAAGAGTGCAGGCTTAAAAGGGGATAAAAAAGGCCTATGGATCGGTATTTTTTCAGCGACCTTTATTGGGATGGTCGCCCAATACTTTATTCATTGGTTTGCTGGCTATGCCTTTTGGTCTTCTTATGCGCCAGAAGGAATGAATGCTTGGTGGTATACGACGATTGTCAATGTACCTACCGGTTTCTTCACCTGGTTAGTAGGGGCTTTAGTGGTGGCCTTGTTATTTAATAATGCCCCCCGACTCTTAAACCCAGAAGATTAA
- a CDS encoding hydroxymethylglutaryl-CoA reductase, degradative, whose protein sequence is MTQVNLQGFYRLPLEERLARLNELHYISDAEKDYLKNNQGLPLDLADKMVENLIGTYSLPLGLAMNFVINQKDYLIPMAIEEPSVIAAASYAAKMAKAGGGFHCEVLNRQMTGQMVFLGLDQASQAETWTSYIKDHQEDLIQVANQAHPSLSRRGGGVRQLETAYYPSESEPFFVVYMTVDTQEAMGANMMNTMLEALASHIEALSQKDESLPRLEKLMAILSNLATQCLAKATCQIPIEALAKPGQDPQVVAKRISQASQLAQVDPYRATTHNKGIMNGVDALVLASGNDWRAVEAACHAYASQSGQYRGLAKWDYLEDHGLLAGEITLPLALGSVGGSIKIHPAAKLVHHLLAQPNASDLMKIVAALGLAQNLAALRALVIEGIQAGHMSLQARSLAIAVGAQGDEVDQVSQALQKAKHMDRQNAKAILDDLRQ, encoded by the coding sequence ATGACTCAAGTGAATTTACAGGGCTTCTACCGCCTCCCCTTAGAGGAACGTCTGGCCCGCTTAAATGAGCTCCACTATATTAGTGATGCAGAAAAAGATTATCTCAAAAATAACCAGGGTTTGCCCTTAGACCTGGCTGATAAGATGGTTGAAAATCTCATTGGAACCTACTCCCTCCCCTTGGGACTGGCAATGAACTTTGTCATTAATCAAAAAGACTACTTGATCCCTATGGCGATCGAAGAACCGAGTGTCATTGCAGCAGCCAGTTACGCCGCTAAAATGGCTAAGGCAGGCGGCGGCTTCCATTGTGAGGTCTTGAACCGGCAAATGACTGGGCAAATGGTCTTCTTAGGCTTAGACCAAGCCAGCCAAGCCGAAACCTGGACTAGTTACATTAAAGACCACCAAGAAGACCTCATCCAAGTCGCCAACCAGGCACATCCTAGCCTCAGCCGACGGGGCGGTGGGGTGCGCCAGTTAGAAACGGCCTACTATCCCAGTGAAAGCGAGCCTTTTTTTGTGGTCTATATGACGGTAGATACCCAAGAAGCCATGGGCGCCAACATGATGAATACCATGCTGGAAGCCTTAGCCAGTCACATTGAAGCACTTAGTCAAAAGGATGAGTCACTACCCCGTCTAGAAAAATTAATGGCTATTTTAAGCAACTTAGCTACCCAATGTCTGGCTAAGGCGACTTGTCAAATCCCTATTGAAGCTCTGGCTAAGCCAGGCCAAGATCCACAAGTAGTGGCTAAGCGGATTAGTCAAGCTAGCCAACTGGCCCAAGTCGATCCTTATCGGGCCACAACCCACAATAAAGGGATTATGAATGGGGTTGATGCTCTGGTCCTCGCTAGCGGTAACGACTGGCGGGCGGTGGAGGCAGCCTGTCACGCCTATGCCAGCCAATCCGGACAATACCGGGGCCTGGCCAAATGGGACTACCTTGAAGACCATGGCCTATTAGCTGGAGAAATCACCCTCCCTCTTGCCTTAGGAAGTGTCGGTGGATCAATCAAAATTCACCCCGCTGCTAAACTCGTCCACCACTTACTCGCTCAGCCCAATGCTAGCGACTTAATGAAGATTGTGGCTGCCCTCGGCCTAGCTCAAAACCTAGCCGCATTGAGGGCTCTGGTCATTGAAGGTATCCAAGCGGGGCACATGTCACTTCAAGCCCGGTCCTTGGCCATCGCTGTGGGTGCCCAGGGCGATGAAGTGGACCAAGTCAGTCAAGCCTTACAAAAGGCAAAGCATATGGACCGACAAAACGCCAAGGCGATCTTAGATGACCTCCGTCAATAG
- a CDS encoding thioredoxin family protein encodes MIKEYQQGDFKAEIAEGKVLVDFYSKTCGPCKMLSFILDDIDKSHGEDLKILKVSFEENTDIVEEYGVEGYPTLVYFKDGEEVSRKAGLQQKPVIEAMIEGTQ; translated from the coding sequence ATGATAAAAGAATACCAACAGGGTGATTTTAAGGCGGAAATTGCTGAGGGCAAGGTATTGGTCGATTTCTATTCAAAGACCTGTGGACCTTGTAAAATGTTAAGTTTTATCTTAGACGATATTGACAAAAGTCATGGAGAAGACCTAAAGATTCTTAAAGTGAGCTTTGAAGAAAACACTGACATCGTTGAAGAATATGGTGTCGAAGGTTACCCTACTTTAGTTTATTTTAAAGACGGAGAAGAAGTGAGTCGCAAAGCAGGCCTACAACAAAAACCAGTAATCGAGGCCATGATTGAAGGAACACAATAA
- a CDS encoding Crp/Fnr family transcriptional regulator, which yields MSTAFIDYCLNHEKVINHTRQENYKKGDVIETIGTRIREIGIVNKGLLKTVNYSAEGKELNTSLFFTNSILLEYLYFNDNLNYTYDLVVLRATTVTWIPAKVFKSIVFEDSLGMELYVHHLIERGLESQRIISCLNYPTIRERICYWIASKNSLEIGRSDIKPDMELPFTQEIFAKLIKVSRASLNQELHRMEDEGFFTMTRKALTNINQEKIWDNL from the coding sequence ATGTCAACGGCATTTATTGACTACTGTCTTAACCATGAAAAAGTAATCAATCACACCCGCCAGGAAAATTATAAAAAGGGTGATGTGATTGAAACCATTGGTACTCGGATAAGAGAAATTGGAATTGTTAATAAAGGCTTACTCAAAACAGTTAATTATTCAGCAGAAGGAAAAGAGTTAAATACCTCCCTCTTCTTTACCAATTCAATTTTATTGGAATATCTGTATTTTAATGACAATTTAAACTATACCTATGACTTAGTGGTCTTACGGGCCACAACGGTTACCTGGATACCGGCCAAAGTCTTTAAATCCATCGTTTTTGAGGATAGTTTGGGGATGGAGCTCTATGTCCACCATCTGATTGAAAGAGGTTTAGAGTCGCAGCGGATTATTTCGTGTTTGAACTATCCAACGATTCGGGAACGAATTTGCTACTGGATTGCCTCCAAGAATTCCTTAGAAATTGGTCGCAGTGATATTAAGCCCGACATGGAATTGCCCTTCACCCAGGAAATTTTCGCCAAATTAATTAAGGTGAGTCGGGCTAGTCTGAACCAGGAATTACACCGTATGGAAGATGAGGGCTTCTTCACGATGACAAGGAAGGCTTTGACAAATATTAATCAGGAGAAGATTTGGGATAACCTTTAA
- a CDS encoding ABC transporter ATP-binding protein, whose product MTKQEKPLLEVHHLKQYFNVGQKNEVRGVDDISFDIYEGETFGLVGESGSGKTTTGRAIMRLYQPTDGEILFEGKDIAAIKKRQDELAFRKDIQMIFQDPYASLNPRMKVEDIIAEGLEIHKICNSEAEAKERVKQLLEVVGLKADHASRYPHEFSGGQRQRIGIARALAVNPKMIIADEPISALDVSIQAQVVNLMQRLQKEFNLTYLFIAHDLSMVKYISNRIGVMYRGKLVELADSDELYYHALHPYTKSLLSAVPQPDPIHERNRKRIPYDHADFTGNESMHEIVPGHYVYCSPEEAEQYKANYK is encoded by the coding sequence ATGACTAAGCAAGAAAAACCTCTCTTAGAAGTTCATCACTTAAAACAATATTTTAATGTGGGACAAAAGAATGAAGTGCGTGGTGTCGATGATATTTCCTTTGACATTTATGAAGGGGAAACATTTGGTCTGGTTGGCGAATCTGGTTCTGGTAAGACCACAACTGGACGGGCTATCATGCGCCTATATCAACCAACTGACGGGGAAATTCTCTTTGAAGGCAAGGATATTGCGGCCATTAAGAAGCGTCAAGATGAATTAGCCTTTAGAAAAGATATTCAAATGATTTTCCAAGATCCCTATGCTTCCTTGAATCCACGGATGAAGGTCGAAGATATCATTGCGGAAGGTCTGGAAATTCATAAGATCTGTAATAGTGAAGCGGAAGCCAAGGAAAGAGTTAAGCAATTACTTGAAGTGGTTGGTTTGAAAGCTGACCATGCTTCCCGTTATCCTCACGAATTTTCTGGGGGGCAACGGCAACGGATCGGTATTGCCCGCGCCTTAGCGGTCAACCCTAAAATGATTATTGCTGACGAACCGATTTCAGCCTTGGACGTTTCGATTCAGGCCCAAGTGGTCAACTTGATGCAACGCCTGCAAAAAGAGTTTAACTTAACCTATCTCTTTATTGCCCATGACTTGTCTATGGTGAAATACATCTCTAATCGGATAGGGGTTATGTACCGAGGGAAGTTAGTCGAGTTAGCCGATTCCGATGAACTCTACTATCATGCCCTACACCCTTATACCAAGAGTTTATTATCAGCGGTGCCGCAACCGGACCCTATTCATGAACGTAACCGGAAACGGATCCCATACGACCATGCCGACTTCACTGGCAATGAAAGCATGCATGAAATCGTTCCAGGTCACTACGTTTACTGTAGCCCTGAAGAAGCTGAACAATATAAAGCTAACTACAAATAA
- a CDS encoding ABC transporter ATP-binding protein, producing the protein MSENVLEVKDLEIGFDTFAGQVQAIRGVSFELKKGETLAIVGESGSGKSVTVRTVMRLLANNAVVNGGEVNFRNENLLEKTDKEMQAIRGEDIAMIFQDPMTSLNPVMRIGDQVAEPIRLHQNASKEEANKRALELLEQVGIPNAKDRMRDYPHQFSGGQRQRIVIAIALACRPEILIADEPTTALDVTIQAQILELMKELQTTSSTSIIFITHDLGVVANVADRVAVMYAGKIVEYGTVDEIFYNPQHPYTWGLITSMPTLDTEGKLLSIPGTPPDLLDPPKGDAFALRSDYAMAIDYEEQPPMFQVSNTHFAATWLLHPDCPAVTVPEEISSRFETYQQLVAEGLVEENGTSTGVLDQAHKQAAQKEVAHD; encoded by the coding sequence ATGAGTGAAAATGTACTAGAAGTAAAAGATCTAGAAATTGGTTTCGATACCTTTGCTGGTCAAGTCCAAGCCATTCGCGGGGTAAGTTTTGAATTGAAAAAAGGCGAAACCCTAGCTATCGTTGGTGAATCGGGCTCCGGAAAATCCGTGACCGTTCGAACGGTGATGCGTCTCTTAGCCAACAATGCTGTGGTTAATGGCGGTGAGGTCAATTTCAGAAATGAAAATTTACTGGAAAAAACTGACAAAGAAATGCAAGCCATTCGGGGAGAAGACATTGCCATGATCTTCCAAGATCCGATGACTTCTCTGAACCCAGTGATGCGGATTGGTGACCAAGTGGCCGAACCGATCCGCCTCCACCAAAATGCGTCTAAGGAAGAAGCTAACAAGCGGGCCTTGGAACTCTTAGAGCAAGTGGGAATTCCTAATGCCAAGGACCGGATGCGCGATTATCCCCACCAATTCTCTGGGGGTCAACGGCAAAGAATTGTTATTGCTATTGCCCTAGCTTGTCGGCCGGAAATTCTGATCGCTGATGAACCAACTACCGCTCTGGATGTGACCATTCAAGCTCAAATCCTAGAATTGATGAAGGAACTCCAAACCACCTCAAGCACCTCAATTATCTTCATTACCCACGACTTGGGTGTGGTGGCTAATGTGGCTGACCGGGTAGCGGTGATGTATGCTGGGAAGATTGTGGAATATGGAACGGTTGATGAGATTTTCTATAATCCTCAACATCCTTATACTTGGGGCTTAATTACCTCCATGCCAACTCTAGATACGGAGGGTAAGCTACTTTCCATCCCTGGGACCCCACCGGACTTATTAGATCCACCTAAGGGAGACGCCTTTGCCTTGCGGAGTGACTACGCTATGGCTATCGACTATGAAGAACAACCGCCAATGTTCCAAGTTTCTAATACCCACTTTGCGGCTACTTGGTTACTTCATCCCGATTGCCCAGCAGTGACGGTTCCTGAAGAAATAAGTTCTCGCTTTGAAACCTATCAACAATTAGTGGCAGAGGGACTAGTAGAAGAAAATGGTACCAGCACAGGCGTACTTGACCAAGCTCATAAGCAAGCCGCACAAAAGGAGGTCGCCCATGACTAA
- a CDS encoding hydroxymethylglutaryl-CoA synthase has translation MKIGIDKYNFYIPKQYIEMRDLAEARQTDPNKYLLGLGQDQQAFAPLSQDTVSMAANAAAGILTDQDKETIDLVILATESGIDQSKAGAIYIHHLLGINPKARCIEVKEACYGGTFALQTAVNHIVKRPQAKALVLTSDIARYGLNTAGEATQGAGAVALLITADPRILSVNDDASYYTIDVMDFWRPNYSRLAHVDGHYSNDQYLNALDQVWADHQALSGHQLDDFAAFCFHLPYTKLGLKGLKHLTQKAKDEPLGEWEESFEASRAYNRRVGNIYTGSLYLSLISLLENDASLKAGDLIGLYSYGSGAMAEFFSMNLEANYQDYLEGDKHRQQFAERQKLSIPEYEALFQEDLLSDGSQQSIPAHGDQDDYRLLGLKDHKRIYGK, from the coding sequence ATGAAAATTGGTATTGATAAATATAATTTCTATATTCCAAAGCAATATATTGAAATGCGGGACTTGGCTGAGGCACGCCAAACGGACCCCAATAAGTATCTGCTGGGTTTAGGCCAAGACCAGCAAGCCTTTGCCCCTTTGTCTCAAGATACGGTTTCTATGGCTGCTAATGCTGCGGCAGGCATTCTGACCGACCAAGACAAGGAGACTATCGATTTAGTGATTCTAGCCACTGAATCAGGGATTGACCAATCCAAGGCTGGGGCCATCTATATCCACCACTTATTAGGCATCAACCCCAAAGCGCGTTGTATCGAAGTCAAAGAAGCATGTTATGGGGGGACCTTTGCCCTACAGACTGCCGTCAACCATATCGTTAAACGCCCCCAAGCCAAGGCCCTGGTTCTCACCAGTGATATTGCCCGCTACGGCTTAAACACTGCAGGGGAAGCCACTCAAGGCGCTGGGGCAGTGGCCTTATTAATTACTGCCGATCCTAGGATACTTAGTGTCAATGACGATGCTAGCTATTATACCATTGATGTCATGGATTTCTGGCGGCCTAATTATTCTCGTCTGGCCCATGTGGATGGACATTATTCCAATGACCAATACCTTAATGCCCTAGACCAAGTTTGGGCTGACCACCAGGCACTTTCCGGCCACCAGCTGGATGACTTTGCTGCTTTCTGCTTCCACCTTCCTTACACCAAACTAGGCTTAAAAGGTTTAAAACACCTCACCCAAAAGGCTAAGGATGAACCATTAGGGGAGTGGGAGGAATCCTTTGAAGCCAGTCGGGCCTATAACCGCCGGGTAGGAAATATTTACACAGGGTCCTTATACCTCAGTTTGATTAGTTTATTGGAAAACGATGCTTCTCTAAAAGCAGGTGACCTCATTGGCCTGTATAGTTACGGTTCGGGAGCAATGGCCGAATTCTTCTCCATGAACCTAGAAGCTAATTACCAAGACTACTTGGAAGGAGATAAGCACCGCCAACAATTTGCTGAGCGACAAAAACTTTCCATTCCTGAATATGAAGCCCTCTTTCAAGAAGACCTCCTTAGTGACGGTAGTCAGCAAAGCATTCCAGCCCACGGCGACCAAGATGACTACCGACTACTCGGCCTAAAAGATCATAAACGCATTTATGGTAAATAA